The following proteins are co-located in the Flavobacterium sp. CECT 9288 genome:
- a CDS encoding PRTRC system protein B — MNNLNDITENFGTLYYPKSALVYYETKGTNSDVYVEHFDMDRNGNPINAHPLTVKEANVLAKSLQTDEEIKKAFLKPKGILPTNILQINPSEKGTVLWYTKAQHRQLYFVDGLGIPSGKAQVPPMLWFANKNSLSVFALSSDRRPTEKTLLHYAPFFNVYENGNVCMGTVNIDIQNSASVEEFIKAWESYFFNSYFSHLLGEYNTINGNCVTIWKDLIGTDKAFPKEVLKPNNKTLKNLL, encoded by the coding sequence ATGAACAATTTAAACGACATCACAGAAAATTTCGGAACCTTATATTATCCAAAATCTGCTTTGGTTTACTATGAAACCAAAGGGACAAATTCAGATGTGTATGTAGAGCATTTTGATATGGACAGGAACGGCAACCCTATCAATGCACATCCTTTGACGGTAAAAGAAGCCAATGTATTGGCGAAGTCATTACAGACGGATGAAGAAATTAAAAAAGCTTTTTTAAAACCTAAAGGAATTTTGCCGACCAACATTTTACAAATCAATCCGAGCGAAAAAGGCACGGTACTTTGGTACACGAAAGCACAGCACAGGCAACTGTATTTTGTAGATGGTTTGGGCATTCCAAGTGGAAAAGCGCAAGTACCGCCAATGCTTTGGTTTGCCAATAAAAACAGCCTTTCAGTATTTGCTTTGTCAAGCGATAGAAGACCCACAGAAAAAACGCTTTTGCATTATGCACCATTTTTCAATGTGTATGAAAACGGCAACGTTTGTATGGGAACGGTAAATATTGATATTCAAAATTCGGCTTCCGTGGAAGAATTTATAAAAGCGTGGGAAAGTTATTTTTTTAATAGCTATTTCAGTCACTTATTAGGCGAATACAATACAATCAATGGAAATTGTGTAACCATCTGGAAAGACCTCATTGGTACAGATAAAGCCTTCCCGAAAGAGGTACTGAAACCAAATAACAAAACACTCAAAAATCTATTGTGA
- a CDS encoding PRTRC system ThiF family protein, with the protein MKTNVHFTDSDLINPTNPILVNLIGAGGTGSKVLTALMEMNHSLIELGHAGLQIRLWDDDVITNANLGRQRFAECEIGLYKSVALINRANRFSGTNWKAETVKLEKDRLDKLPENAGASIYISCVDSVKARFEIADILKILNNGKAYSNRPRYWLDFGNSQHTGQVVLSTIGTIQQPNSERFETVASLPLVTDEFGELLKQSEEQDDTPSCSLAEALEKQDLFINSSLAQIGCSLLWNLFRYGMTQYRGFFHNLKDFRTHPIKVA; encoded by the coding sequence ATGAAAACGAATGTACATTTTACAGATAGTGATTTAATCAATCCGACCAATCCGATTTTAGTAAATTTAATTGGTGCAGGAGGCACAGGTTCAAAGGTTTTAACAGCCTTGATGGAAATGAACCACAGTTTAATTGAGTTGGGACACGCAGGTTTACAAATCCGCCTTTGGGATGATGATGTAATTACGAATGCCAATTTAGGAAGACAGCGTTTCGCAGAATGTGAAATTGGACTGTACAAATCCGTTGCATTGATAAACCGAGCCAACCGATTTTCGGGTACAAATTGGAAAGCTGAAACAGTAAAACTTGAAAAAGACCGTTTAGATAAATTGCCCGAAAATGCAGGAGCAAGTATTTATATTTCTTGTGTGGACAGCGTAAAAGCAAGATTTGAGATTGCAGACATTTTAAAAATTTTAAACAACGGTAAAGCCTATTCAAATCGCCCACGGTATTGGTTAGATTTTGGCAATAGCCAACATACAGGACAAGTTGTACTATCTACAATAGGAACTATCCAACAGCCCAATTCAGAGAGATTCGAAACGGTGGCAAGCCTGCCATTGGTTACTGATGAATTTGGCGAACTTTTAAAACAGTCTGAAGAGCAGGACGACACACCAAGTTGCAGTTTAGCTGAAGCATTGGAAAAACAGGATTTATTTATTAATTCGTCATTGGCACAAATAGGTTGTTCTTTGCTTTGGAACTTGTTCCGTTATGGAATGACACAATACAGAGGATTTTTTCATAATCTGAAAGACTTCCGCACCCACCCGATAAAAGTCGCCTGA
- a CDS encoding single-stranded DNA-binding protein has product MNITGRLTRDAEVRTTSHQKQVVNFSVAINDSYRNKQGERIEQTTYFDCSYWISPNVALLLTKGTLVELSGRVSTRAWTGNDGELRAGLNFHTSQIKLHGGSRKTDTVQATAQTESNKTTKQGTEDDLPF; this is encoded by the coding sequence ATGAACATCACAGGACGATTGACGAGAGATGCGGAAGTACGCACAACGTCACATCAAAAACAAGTAGTAAACTTTTCAGTAGCAATCAACGACAGCTACCGTAACAAACAGGGCGAACGCATAGAACAGACGACCTATTTCGACTGCTCCTATTGGATAAGCCCAAACGTAGCTTTGCTACTCACAAAAGGCACTTTGGTAGAACTATCGGGAAGAGTAAGTACAAGAGCGTGGACAGGGAATGACGGAGAATTAAGAGCAGGACTGAATTTTCATACCTCACAAATCAAATTACACGGAGGCAGTAGAAAAACTGATACCGTACAAGCTACTGCGCAAACTGAAAGTAACAAAACTACAAAACAAGGTACGGAAGACGACCTCCCATTTTAA
- a CDS encoding PRTRC system protein C produces the protein MLLATQLERVFILKDKGQEIRLTDPKPHWSVEAVMNFYANMYPILTTAKISAPQIKDDAVEYKFESVMGTKG, from the coding sequence ATGTTATTAGCAACGCAATTAGAGCGAGTTTTTATACTCAAAGATAAAGGACAGGAAATTAGACTGACCGACCCAAAACCACATTGGAGCGTGGAAGCCGTAATGAACTTTTACGCTAATATGTACCCTATTTTGACAACGGCAAAAATATCTGCACCGCAAATAAAAGACGATGCAGTTGAGTACAAATTTGAAAGCGTAATGGGTACAAAAGGGTAA
- a CDS encoding CBASS oligonucleotide cyclase, with protein MKLSNKDLQSFIEKIKLQPENMGKYRDQINNLKQKLEKKIAEDESHGLKVQKYIIAGSWKKHTILKATGENPIDIDLVLFIAGDKEIHNDLPKLYDYIVSYLESIYPQKDIQRDVDAKGNTKSITISFSGTGLQVDIVPVVSLEDLAEYVWQPSRRGGKKYITSISKQLSFSLEKRQKNPSYTSIVRAIKWWKNYKELQPTDNEPGLSSFSIELIVAYLDENYGIEESIEEGVIRFFQFVSNPSFPIIEFKDSIKSIPGNYDSPIYIADNTNKENNIVKRLDKNKWNEIIEEAEDAFDTLNIAESKNSKGDTIQEWKRVFGPTFNLD; from the coding sequence ATGAAGTTATCAAATAAAGATTTACAAAGCTTTATTGAGAAGATCAAACTGCAGCCTGAAAATATGGGTAAATACAGAGATCAAATCAATAATTTAAAACAAAAATTAGAAAAAAAAATTGCAGAGGATGAGAGCCACGGGTTAAAAGTTCAAAAGTATATTATTGCTGGTTCTTGGAAGAAGCATACAATTTTAAAAGCTACTGGAGAAAACCCTATTGATATAGATTTGGTACTCTTTATTGCTGGAGATAAAGAAATTCATAATGATCTACCCAAATTATATGATTACATCGTTTCTTATTTGGAAAGTATATATCCACAGAAGGATATTCAGAGAGATGTTGATGCTAAAGGTAATACAAAATCAATAACAATTTCCTTTAGTGGAACAGGGTTACAAGTTGACATTGTTCCTGTAGTTTCATTAGAAGATTTAGCCGAATATGTTTGGCAACCAAGTCGACGCGGTGGAAAAAAATACATAACTAGTATCAGTAAACAATTAAGCTTTTCACTAGAAAAAAGGCAAAAAAATCCGTCTTACACCTCCATTGTTAGAGCAATAAAATGGTGGAAAAATTATAAAGAATTACAGCCTACAGACAACGAACCAGGTTTATCATCATTTTCAATTGAATTAATTGTTGCTTATTTAGATGAGAACTATGGTATAGAAGAAAGTATTGAAGAGGGTGTAATTCGATTCTTTCAATTCGTAAGTAATCCGTCATTTCCCATAATTGAATTTAAAGATTCAATTAAATCAATTCCTGGCAATTATGACTCACCTATTTACATTGCAGATAATACAAACAAAGAGAACAATATTGTGAAACGTCTCGACAAAAACAAATGGAATGAAATTATTGAAGAAGCTGAAGATGCCTTTGATACCTTAAATATTGCCGAATCAAAAAATAGTAAAGGAGACACTATTCAAGAATGGAAACGTGTTTTCGGACCAACTTTTAATTTAGATTAA
- a CDS encoding DUF932 domain-containing protein: MAHNINFNERTGRYSFFSVQQKAWHGLGQIVEQYPTSEEAIKHAGLDYEVVKSPLFTKGSGIIETANGIEIGSSELEVPNYFANIRTDNNTVLGVVGKDYHIVQNREAFNFFDAIVGGGEGILYETAGALGNGERIFITAKLPDYIRVGNGDDITEKYIFLTTSHDGSGSITAAFTPVRIVCQNTLNASLRSMTNVVRIKHTSGAKQRIENAHKIMGLANTLSNQLENIFNEWASVRVTDREVRKLIQLALCPNKETLELIKKGAEDEISTLFKNTVDDAFSYAMISDTQQMDTTKGTLFGAYNAVTGYYQNVRNYKNDEAKLQSIVLGGTAQLKSQKAFELCTAFAMDGAEILNLN; this comes from the coding sequence ATGGCACATAATATCAATTTCAACGAGAGAACAGGACGTTATTCATTCTTTAGCGTTCAACAAAAAGCGTGGCACGGTTTAGGGCAAATCGTAGAGCAATACCCAACAAGCGAGGAAGCTATAAAACACGCAGGATTAGATTACGAAGTCGTAAAATCCCCACTATTTACAAAAGGTTCGGGTATTATCGAAACGGCAAACGGCATAGAGATAGGCAGTAGTGAATTGGAAGTACCAAACTATTTCGCCAACATACGCACCGATAACAATACAGTATTGGGCGTGGTGGGGAAAGATTACCACATAGTACAAAATCGTGAAGCCTTTAATTTCTTTGATGCGATTGTGGGCGGTGGCGAGGGTATTTTGTACGAAACCGCAGGAGCGTTAGGCAACGGAGAGCGCATATTTATCACAGCTAAATTGCCCGACTATATCCGTGTTGGAAACGGCGATGACATAACAGAAAAGTACATTTTCTTAACTACTTCGCACGATGGTAGCGGTAGTATCACAGCCGCATTTACACCTGTCAGAATTGTTTGCCAAAATACGCTGAACGCTTCGCTACGCAGTATGACCAATGTAGTTCGTATTAAACATACTTCGGGAGCAAAACAACGTATCGAAAACGCCCATAAAATTATGGGACTGGCGAACACTTTGAGCAACCAATTAGAGAATATTTTTAATGAGTGGGCAAGCGTAAGAGTAACAGACCGAGAAGTAAGAAAGCTAATCCAATTGGCACTTTGCCCGAATAAAGAAACGCTTGAGTTAATTAAAAAAGGTGCAGAAGATGAAATTTCAACCTTATTTAAAAACACCGTTGACGATGCTTTTTCTTATGCGATGATAAGCGACACGCAACAAATGGACACCACAAAAGGCACATTGTTCGGAGCATACAATGCCGTTACAGGCTACTATCAGAATGTACGCAATTACAAAAATGATGAAGCCAAGTTGCAGAGCATTGTATTGGGTGGAACAGCTCAACTCAAATCACAGAAAGCATTTGAATTGTGTACTGCCTTTGCAATGGACGGTGCGGAAATCTTAAACCTTAATTAA
- a CDS encoding ATP-binding protein, translating to MNNIFDNIVELPNKGIQERAKNLVGFDSKFDRIFSNLKLLLDQEGLSEWSKKFHKIELPIISQLQDKYPLIILSGDAGTGKTISAEAIADRMLRELKKDGFFLKLSTRVRGEGLHGQMGNLVNDAFSELKNQAGKRRIAFLLIDEADAIASTRSTMQMHQEEKAAVNTLIQKIDELRELNGRAILFMSTNRLHFLDEAIIRRAAIILEFERPTFDERKQLFEKSIGEIGLNDKELETLADLTGEKHNNGLAFSFSDIRLRVLPEAVSKCFPSKALDFESVKETIIQLNPSPKII from the coding sequence ATGAATAATATTTTTGACAATATAGTTGAATTACCTAACAAGGGTATACAAGAAAGAGCAAAGAACTTAGTTGGTTTTGATTCAAAATTCGATAGAATTTTTTCTAACTTAAAATTATTACTTGATCAAGAAGGATTAAGTGAATGGAGTAAAAAGTTTCACAAAATAGAATTACCAATAATTTCTCAACTTCAAGATAAATATCCGCTAATTATACTGTCTGGAGACGCAGGTACCGGAAAAACAATTTCCGCTGAAGCAATTGCAGATAGAATGTTACGAGAACTTAAAAAAGACGGTTTTTTTCTCAAACTTAGTACAAGAGTAAGAGGAGAAGGTTTACATGGTCAAATGGGTAACTTAGTAAATGATGCGTTCAGTGAATTAAAAAATCAAGCGGGAAAAAGAAGAATTGCATTTTTATTGATTGATGAGGCTGATGCCATAGCCTCAACTAGGTCAACTATGCAAATGCATCAAGAAGAAAAGGCTGCTGTTAATACATTAATTCAAAAAATTGACGAATTAAGAGAATTAAATGGTAGAGCTATTTTATTCATGTCAACAAATAGACTTCATTTTCTGGATGAAGCAATTATTCGAAGAGCTGCAATAATATTAGAATTTGAGAGACCTACTTTTGATGAGAGAAAGCAATTGTTTGAAAAATCAATTGGAGAAATTGGATTAAACGATAAAGAATTAGAAACTTTAGCAGATTTAACTGGTGAAAAACATAATAATGGTTTAGCTTTTTCTTTTTCAGACATTAGATTGAGAGTCTTACCTGAAGCAGTATCTAAATGTTTTCCTTCAAAAGCATTGGACTTTGAATCGGTAAAAGAAACAATCATTCAATTAAATCCAAGTCCAAAAATAATATGA
- a CDS encoding PRTRC system protein E — MNTNFFNQIAQLDFTGVLKLNISKGAENNLIVSVILNNEQCGDKAKNLIPPLTFNATPQEFDDGFFEQITAPIQTVSGLMVDMEKFLKQLEEVKKQSAMEKEKADKQKKEQEAKDKKFKDGMAKADELEKEGKFREAWMKVPEITEFPEKADEIRKRKNALSDKFATPSLFGAMEEKSKLQQEEEVTLDYPADETDEEEQEY, encoded by the coding sequence ATGAATACTAATTTTTTCAATCAGATAGCACAGTTGGACTTTACAGGAGTATTAAAACTGAACATTTCAAAAGGAGCAGAAAATAACCTAATTGTTTCGGTTATCCTCAACAACGAACAATGCGGAGATAAAGCCAAAAACCTAATTCCTCCACTAACATTTAATGCAACGCCCCAAGAGTTTGACGATGGATTTTTTGAGCAGATAACCGCACCTATCCAAACCGTTTCGGGTTTAATGGTGGATATGGAAAAATTTCTAAAACAATTAGAAGAAGTTAAAAAACAATCGGCTATGGAGAAAGAAAAAGCCGACAAACAGAAGAAAGAACAGGAAGCCAAAGACAAGAAATTTAAAGACGGAATGGCAAAGGCGGACGAACTCGAAAAAGAGGGCAAATTCCGTGAAGCGTGGATGAAAGTACCCGAGATAACAGAGTTTCCCGAAAAAGCGGACGAGATACGTAAACGTAAAAACGCATTGTCTGACAAGTTTGCAACACCGAGCCTTTTTGGAGCAATGGAAGAAAAATCCAAACTACAACAAGAGGAAGAAGTTACACTAGATTATCCTGCTGATGAAACGGACGAAGAAGAACAAGAGTATTAA